A genomic stretch from Musa acuminata AAA Group cultivar baxijiao unplaced genomic scaffold, Cavendish_Baxijiao_AAA HiC_scaffold_1138, whole genome shotgun sequence includes:
- the LOC135583400 gene encoding protein FLX-like 3 isoform X1, with protein MAGRGRVSRQAFEQARHGHPAAPGRPFVEGPFLRPPHPAALEEELELQMMDIRRLLADNRVLAEDRSAFHRELIAAKEELHRIDLVIADIHAEKEARSRELIEKGLKLEADLRATEPLRDEVIRLRAEIKKLTTMRQELTDQVRTLTQDLTRARADNQQIPAMKAEIDELRQELLHLRMSIDYEKKGNFELMEQRQSMEKNLVSMAREIEKLRGNLANPEGRPWDQGGGYGMNHGSPEGPIPSTYGYEYGVQPGARTKAGRVFVKQKLVYQKSDMLSFSTLVFHVRGSNISSEADRS; from the exons ATGGCTGGGAGAGGCCGTGTATCTCGCCAAGCTTTTGAACAGGCTAGGCATGGTCATCCTGCCGCTCCTGGAAGGCCCTTTGTTGAAGGCCCTTTCCTTCGCCCACCTCACCCTGCAGCACTTGAGGAGGAACTTGAACTGCAGATGATGGACATTAGGAGGCTCTTGGCTGACAATCGTGTGCTAGCCGAGGATCGTTCAGCTTTTCACCGAGAGCTGATTGCTGCGAAGGAAGAACTGCATCGAATTGACTTGGTGATTGCAGATATTCATGCTGAGAAAGAAGCCCGTTCAAGGGAGCTGATTGAGAAAGGATTGAAGCTGGAGGCTGATCTGAGAGCCACCGAACCTCTGAGAGATGAGGTCATACGACTCCGTGCGGAAATTAAGAAACTAACAACTATGAGACAAGAACTGACCGACCAGGTCCGGACTCTCACTCAAGATTTGACAAGGGCACGAGCTGATAATCAACAAATCCCGGCTATGAAGGCAGAGATTGATGAGCTTCGACAGGAGCTTCTCCATCTACG GATGTCTATCGACTATGAAAAAAAAGGAAACTTTGAATTAATGGAGCAAAGGCAGTCAATGGAGAAAAACTTAGTCTCCATGGCACGGGAGATTGAAAAATTGCGAGGTAACTTGGCTAATCCTGAGGGAAGGCCATGGGACCAAG GTGGAGGTTATGGGATGAATCATGGCAGCCCTGAAGGACCCATCCCTTCGACATATGGGTATGAATACGGTGTTCAACCG GGTGCAAGAACAAAGGCTGGAAGGGTGTTTGTTAAACAAAAGCTTGTTTACCAGAAATCCGACATGCTGTCTTTTTCTACGCTGGTTTTCCATGTCAGAGGCTCCAATATCAGTTCTGAAG CTGATAGATCTTGA
- the LOC135583400 gene encoding protein FLX-like 3 isoform X2 has product MAGRGRVSRQAFEQARHGHPAAPGRPFVEGPFLRPPHPAALEEELELQMMDIRRLLADNRVLAEDRSAFHRELIAAKEELHRIDLVIADIHAEKEARSRELIEKGLKLEADLRATEPLRDEVIRLRAEIKKLTTMRQELTDQVRTLTQDLTRARADNQQIPAMKAEIDELRQELLHLRMSIDYEKKGNFELMEQRQSMEKNLVSMAREIEKLRGNLANPEGRPWDQGGGYGMNHGSPEGPIPSTYGYEYGVQPPVADKASLYNAGSGSWGALDKSRFARH; this is encoded by the exons ATGGCTGGGAGAGGCCGTGTATCTCGCCAAGCTTTTGAACAGGCTAGGCATGGTCATCCTGCCGCTCCTGGAAGGCCCTTTGTTGAAGGCCCTTTCCTTCGCCCACCTCACCCTGCAGCACTTGAGGAGGAACTTGAACTGCAGATGATGGACATTAGGAGGCTCTTGGCTGACAATCGTGTGCTAGCCGAGGATCGTTCAGCTTTTCACCGAGAGCTGATTGCTGCGAAGGAAGAACTGCATCGAATTGACTTGGTGATTGCAGATATTCATGCTGAGAAAGAAGCCCGTTCAAGGGAGCTGATTGAGAAAGGATTGAAGCTGGAGGCTGATCTGAGAGCCACCGAACCTCTGAGAGATGAGGTCATACGACTCCGTGCGGAAATTAAGAAACTAACAACTATGAGACAAGAACTGACCGACCAGGTCCGGACTCTCACTCAAGATTTGACAAGGGCACGAGCTGATAATCAACAAATCCCGGCTATGAAGGCAGAGATTGATGAGCTTCGACAGGAGCTTCTCCATCTACG GATGTCTATCGACTATGAAAAAAAAGGAAACTTTGAATTAATGGAGCAAAGGCAGTCAATGGAGAAAAACTTAGTCTCCATGGCACGGGAGATTGAAAAATTGCGAGGTAACTTGGCTAATCCTGAGGGAAGGCCATGGGACCAAG GTGGAGGTTATGGGATGAATCATGGCAGCCCTGAAGGACCCATCCCTTCGACATATGGGTATGAATACGGTGTTCAACCG CCTGTTGCTGACAAGGCTTCCCTCTATAATGCTGGTTCTGGATCGTGGGGAGCTCTCGACAAGTCTCGCTTTGCTCGTCATTGA